A stretch of Pantoea sp. Lij88 DNA encodes these proteins:
- a CDS encoding methyl-accepting chemotaxis protein gives MSIIKTIKRRLPVARLRRSSQPANGTYDCRALPESLSSLGLGSRAGGILMTFVPPEADFQRVSQAWQRFNTPDLTVLTLSSNGALSSSRSQSTYCDGNGPEGSYLWLPDTLIASHETHIVDLHVADTQTASQRITAIQQELARLQVRMPLSADRTFAMIYCDGLSASEGFLMQAWYNCGRFPCLAIGGSAGGKITFDGTWIGTGGRVLQGKAVIVFCQMAPGKSFAPFKSQNFTPRDQSWLIAEADPVARTVTSVFNRQGQQQPFVASLCEHLNCTEAQLTERLKGLTFGVKVGGEYFIRSIAKIESGGVQFFCDLEFGDRLFLMQEKDFKQATQQEWQAFTAQHGKPAAILMNDCILRRVGNADKLHNAHFFKGIAAAGFSSFGEILGVPINQTLSALVFFNHDVKAMSQFPVQYAGYAAHYAQRALRRWEALNSIQTRVLDRVINYQQALTPLMEALPVLETATQSQGETLSLAESSIRNISNIATESQQAQGRLDDGLDDLEKISNGINEITHGISNIAFQTNILALNAAVEAARAGEAGRGFAVVAGEVRRLAHSSKEQAEATASNIGEAVSTISRIRLVASDSAQTAAQMAERSISAADTLAAMNQQTRHERADIAKHLGSLRELTQGMDAMQEAVAQLKVLQTLSGAQVKG, from the coding sequence ATGTCGATCATTAAGACGATCAAAAGACGCCTGCCTGTTGCCCGTCTTAGGCGTAGCAGCCAGCCAGCAAATGGCACCTACGATTGTCGTGCGTTGCCGGAATCACTCTCCTCCCTGGGTTTAGGCTCGCGCGCGGGCGGGATCCTGATGACATTTGTTCCGCCTGAAGCCGATTTTCAGCGGGTGAGTCAGGCCTGGCAGCGCTTTAACACTCCCGATCTGACGGTGCTGACGCTCTCTTCCAACGGCGCGCTGAGCAGCAGCCGATCGCAAAGTACCTATTGTGATGGCAATGGCCCGGAAGGAAGCTATCTCTGGCTGCCCGACACGCTGATTGCCAGTCATGAGACGCACATAGTCGATCTGCATGTCGCCGACACGCAGACCGCCAGCCAGCGCATCACCGCTATCCAGCAGGAGCTGGCGCGTCTGCAGGTGCGGATGCCGCTCTCGGCCGATCGTACTTTCGCCATGATTTACTGTGATGGATTGTCGGCGTCAGAAGGCTTCCTGATGCAGGCCTGGTACAACTGCGGGCGTTTTCCCTGCCTGGCCATTGGCGGTTCAGCGGGCGGTAAAATCACCTTCGATGGCACCTGGATTGGTACCGGCGGCAGGGTGCTGCAGGGCAAAGCCGTGATCGTGTTCTGTCAGATGGCACCCGGAAAATCTTTTGCTCCGTTTAAAAGCCAGAACTTTACGCCACGCGATCAGAGCTGGCTGATTGCCGAAGCCGATCCGGTTGCGCGCACTGTCACCTCCGTATTTAACCGCCAGGGGCAGCAGCAGCCGTTTGTCGCGTCGCTGTGTGAACACCTTAACTGCACCGAAGCGCAGCTGACCGAACGGCTAAAGGGGTTAACCTTCGGTGTTAAAGTCGGCGGGGAGTATTTCATTCGCTCGATCGCTAAAATTGAATCGGGTGGCGTGCAGTTTTTCTGTGACCTTGAGTTTGGCGATCGGCTGTTCCTGATGCAGGAAAAAGACTTCAAACAGGCAACGCAGCAGGAGTGGCAGGCATTTACCGCTCAGCATGGCAAACCGGCCGCCATTCTGATGAACGACTGTATCCTGCGTCGTGTCGGTAATGCCGACAAGCTGCATAACGCCCACTTCTTTAAAGGTATTGCCGCCGCTGGTTTCTCAAGCTTTGGTGAAATCCTGGGCGTGCCAATCAATCAGACGCTTTCGGCGCTGGTGTTCTTCAATCATGACGTTAAAGCAATGAGCCAGTTCCCGGTGCAGTATGCCGGTTACGCAGCACACTATGCGCAGCGCGCGTTGCGCCGCTGGGAAGCGCTGAACAGTATTCAAACGCGGGTGCTGGACCGGGTTATCAACTATCAGCAGGCACTGACGCCACTGATGGAGGCGCTGCCGGTGCTGGAAACGGCCACCCAGAGCCAGGGCGAGACGCTAAGCCTGGCGGAAAGCAGCATCCGTAACATCAGCAACATCGCTACCGAGAGTCAGCAGGCGCAGGGTCGTCTTGATGATGGTCTGGACGATCTGGAGAAAATCTCTAACGGCATCAATGAGATTACGCATGGCATCAGCAATATTGCTTTCCAGACCAATATTCTGGCGCTGAATGCCGCAGTAGAAGCGGCGCGTGCAGGCGAAGCTGGCCGCGGGTTTGCCGTCGTCGCGGGCGAAGTTCGTCGTCTGGCGCACTCCTCGAAAGAGCAGGCCGAAGCCACAGCCAGCAACATCGGTGAGGCGGTCAGCACGATCTCTCGTATTCGCCTTGTGGCCAGTGACTCGGCGCAGACCGCCGCGCAGATGGCAGAGCGCAGTATCAGTGCAGCCGACACGCTGGCAGCGATGAATCAGCAGACCCGTCATGAGCGCGCCGATATTGCGAAGCATCTTGGCAGCCTGCGTGAACTGACGCAGGGAATGGACGCCATGCAGGAAGCTGTCGCACAGCTCAAGGTGTTACAAACTCTTTCAGGTGCGCAGGTTAAAGGCTGA
- a CDS encoding general stress protein, protein MTQQKYRGGAGNFANDPERASEAGSAGGKVSGGNFKNDHEKAREAGRKGGKISRRPSK, encoded by the coding sequence ATGACACAACAGAAGTACAGAGGTGGTGCCGGCAATTTTGCCAACGATCCAGAGCGGGCGAGTGAAGCTGGCAGTGCAGGAGGCAAAGTCAGTGGAGGCAATTTCAAAAACGATCATGAGAAAGCCAGGGAAGCCGGTCGGAAAGGAGGCAAGATTAGTCGACGTCCTTCTAAGTAA
- the yajD gene encoding HNH nuclease YajD: protein MALIPKNYTRLESGYREKALKIYPWVCGRCSREFVYSNLRELTVHHIDHDHTNNPEDGSNWELLCLYCHDHEHSKYTEADQYGTRVVAGEDAQKDVGEATYNPFADLKSMLNKKK, encoded by the coding sequence ATGGCTCTGATCCCCAAAAACTACACGCGGCTGGAAAGCGGCTACCGTGAGAAAGCACTTAAAATCTATCCGTGGGTCTGTGGACGCTGCTCACGTGAGTTTGTTTATTCAAACCTGCGCGAACTCACGGTTCACCATATCGATCACGATCACACCAATAATCCGGAAGATGGCAGTAACTGGGAGTTGTTGTGTCTCTATTGCCATGACCACGAGCACTCAAAGTACACCGAGGCTGACCAGTATGGCACCCGCGTGGTAGCAGGCGAGGATGCACAAAAAGATGTTGGTGAGGCCACCTACAATCCATTTGCAGACCTGAAGTCGATGCTGAATAAGAAGAAGTAA
- a CDS encoding 2-phosphosulfolactate phosphatase: MQWCNQDRFDVRLEWGPAAVTYAAKDVECIVIVDVMSFSTCVSLAVDKGAQVYPYPWKDASAVGYANTIGAQVASFDRGSDANGFSLSPVSIRKIEEGEKLVLPSPNGSAISFLARDVDARVTVLSGCIRNLTQTAMACRDFERILVIPCGERWPDGTLRPAIEDYVAAGGIIAAIGRDRCSPEAEGAVAAWQQLNLSSLHECASALELKQRGFREDIDLCLEVDSAKRACQLQGDFYAQGLRRS; this comes from the coding sequence ATGCAATGGTGTAATCAGGACAGATTTGACGTTCGCCTTGAGTGGGGGCCAGCTGCAGTCACTTACGCGGCGAAGGATGTGGAGTGCATTGTGATCGTCGATGTGATGTCTTTCTCCACCTGTGTCAGCCTAGCGGTCGATAAGGGTGCACAGGTTTATCCTTATCCGTGGAAAGATGCCTCTGCTGTCGGGTATGCAAACACGATCGGGGCGCAGGTCGCCAGCTTCGATAGAGGCTCTGACGCTAACGGTTTTAGTCTCTCGCCTGTATCGATTAGAAAAATAGAAGAGGGCGAGAAGCTGGTCCTGCCATCGCCCAATGGCTCAGCGATTTCATTTCTGGCACGAGATGTGGATGCGCGCGTCACTGTATTAAGCGGTTGCATCAGAAACCTTACGCAGACGGCAATGGCCTGTCGGGACTTTGAACGTATTCTGGTGATCCCCTGTGGCGAGAGATGGCCCGATGGCACGCTTCGCCCGGCTATTGAGGATTATGTCGCAGCGGGGGGTATTATCGCGGCAATCGGGCGTGACCGTTGCTCGCCGGAAGCAGAGGGCGCGGTAGCCGCCTGGCAGCAGCTGAATCTGTCATCTCTTCACGAATGTGCTTCAGCCCTGGAGCTTAAACAGCGTGGATTTCGGGAAGATATCGATCTCTGTCTGGAAGTGGATAGCGCGAAGCGGGCCTGCCAGTTGCAGGGGGATTTTTATGCCCAGGGTCTGAGACGGAGTTGA
- a CDS encoding cupin domain-containing protein, producing the protein MISKENAEHYVWGDGCDGWYLMKRQDMLVIHEKMPPGTREKRHYHATSRQFFFVLMGVLTMELDGNIHEISAQQGIEIPPHAKHQARNDSDLPVEFIVISHPTARGDRTDLP; encoded by the coding sequence ATGATTTCAAAAGAAAACGCAGAACATTATGTCTGGGGAGACGGGTGTGATGGCTGGTACCTGATGAAGCGGCAGGATATGCTGGTGATTCATGAAAAAATGCCGCCCGGCACCCGTGAGAAAAGACACTATCATGCTACATCACGGCAATTTTTCTTTGTTCTTATGGGCGTGCTCACTATGGAACTTGACGGAAATATTCATGAGATCAGCGCGCAGCAGGGAATCGAAATTCCCCCACACGCTAAACATCAGGCCCGAAACGACAGCGATCTGCCGGTAGAGTTTATTGTGATTTCTCATCCGACAGCACGCGGAGATCGTACTGACCTTCCTTAA
- a CDS encoding FdhF/YdeP family oxidoreductase, producing MKEQNRTNGIAPYGGAAGGWGALKAVADAIRGQMSVKQDVIALFKVNQPQGFDCPGCAWPDPQHASSFEFCENGAKAVSWEATSKRTTPEFFAAHTVSELWERSALHLEGEGRLTHPMKYDAATDTYQPVEWETAFREIGEHLRSYDDPDSVEFYTSGRASNEAAFLWQLFAREYGTNNFPDCSNMCHEPTSIGLPESIGVGKGTVELEDFDHCDLVLCIGHNPGTNHPRMLGTLREVSKRGATIVAINPLRERGLERFTSPQSPIEMLSMSSTELASTYYKVRVGGDAAMLKGVMKILLIMHEEALSNGKPGVIDEAFITEHTEGFEALKADLESTEWEHILKVSGMAREEIQHIARLYASAERTIICYGMGITQHQYGTQNVQQIANLLLMRGNIGKPGAGICPLRGHSNVQGDRTVGITEIPPQSLLDGIEKVFGFKPPQKHGHGAVEAIRAMRDGKAKALLCLGGNLAEAISDPQVTFPAMRKLDLVVHMATKLNRSHLLLGKHNYLLPVLGRTETDVQATGAQSVTVEDSMSMVHASRGSLNPASPHLKSEPALVASLAKATLPDSVVDWSGMVADYSRIRDAIEGVFPAFENFNERIKHPGGFRLHNAASERVWLTPSGRAQFQVMQGINEDPRSLKCHDLVLTTLRSHDQYNTTLYGLNDRYRGVTGRRDVLFINAEEAEKRQLRVGDRVDLMALDPDGNPTSRQMKNLTIVIIDMASGSVGAYYPEANVMVPLDSHDTKSGIPAYKSIPISMTRVTDETQTTSGVLR from the coding sequence ATGAAAGAGCAAAATCGCACAAATGGCATCGCCCCTTATGGTGGTGCTGCAGGTGGCTGGGGCGCACTAAAGGCGGTTGCCGATGCTATCCGCGGCCAGATGTCAGTGAAGCAGGATGTGATCGCCCTGTTCAAAGTCAACCAGCCGCAGGGCTTTGACTGTCCGGGTTGCGCCTGGCCCGACCCGCAACATGCCTCATCCTTTGAGTTCTGCGAAAACGGTGCAAAAGCCGTCTCGTGGGAAGCCACCAGCAAGCGCACCACGCCGGAGTTCTTTGCTGCTCATACCGTGAGTGAACTGTGGGAACGCAGCGCACTGCATCTGGAGGGCGAAGGACGGCTGACCCATCCGATGAAGTACGATGCCGCAACTGACACCTACCAGCCTGTCGAGTGGGAGACGGCGTTCCGGGAGATCGGTGAGCATCTTCGCAGCTACGACGATCCGGACAGCGTGGAGTTTTACACCTCGGGGCGCGCCTCAAATGAAGCGGCCTTCCTGTGGCAACTCTTCGCCCGCGAATATGGCACCAATAACTTTCCCGACTGCTCAAACATGTGCCACGAACCGACCAGCATCGGGCTGCCGGAGTCGATTGGTGTCGGCAAAGGTACGGTAGAGCTGGAAGATTTTGATCACTGCGATCTGGTGCTCTGCATCGGCCACAATCCGGGAACTAACCATCCGCGTATGCTGGGCACGCTGCGTGAAGTCTCTAAACGCGGTGCGACTATCGTGGCAATCAATCCGTTGCGTGAACGCGGACTCGAGCGCTTTACGTCACCGCAAAGCCCGATTGAAATGCTGTCGATGAGTTCTACGGAACTGGCCTCCACCTATTACAAAGTGCGGGTGGGCGGCGATGCGGCGATGCTGAAGGGCGTGATGAAAATTCTGCTCATCATGCATGAGGAAGCGTTGAGCAATGGCAAACCTGGCGTCATCGATGAAGCTTTTATCACTGAGCACACCGAAGGTTTTGAGGCCCTGAAAGCCGACCTTGAGAGCACCGAATGGGAACATATCCTGAAAGTCTCCGGCATGGCGCGTGAGGAGATCCAGCATATCGCCCGACTCTACGCCAGCGCTGAACGGACCATCATTTGTTATGGCATGGGGATCACCCAGCACCAGTACGGCACCCAGAACGTGCAGCAAATCGCCAACCTGCTACTGATGCGCGGCAATATCGGTAAGCCGGGCGCAGGTATCTGTCCGTTACGCGGTCACTCCAATGTCCAGGGCGACCGCACGGTCGGCATCACTGAGATCCCGCCGCAGTCGCTGCTGGATGGCATTGAAAAAGTCTTTGGCTTCAAGCCGCCGCAGAAACATGGTCATGGCGCCGTTGAGGCGATCAGGGCGATGCGCGACGGCAAAGCTAAAGCGCTGCTCTGTCTGGGCGGTAACCTGGCTGAGGCGATTTCCGATCCGCAGGTGACGTTCCCGGCGATGCGCAAGCTGGATCTGGTCGTGCATATGGCGACCAAACTTAACCGTTCACACCTGTTACTCGGCAAGCACAACTATCTGCTGCCGGTACTGGGCCGGACTGAGACCGATGTTCAGGCAACCGGGGCGCAGAGCGTGACCGTTGAAGATTCGATGTCGATGGTGCATGCCTCACGCGGTTCGCTGAACCCGGCTTCACCGCATCTGAAATCTGAACCAGCGCTGGTGGCCTCACTTGCTAAGGCCACCCTGCCAGACAGCGTGGTTGACTGGTCGGGCATGGTAGCCGATTACAGCCGCATCCGTGATGCCATTGAAGGAGTGTTCCCGGCGTTTGAAAACTTTAACGAGCGCATTAAGCATCCGGGTGGATTCCGGCTTCATAATGCAGCCTCAGAACGCGTCTGGCTGACACCTTCCGGCCGTGCGCAGTTTCAGGTGATGCAGGGCATTAATGAAGATCCCCGCTCGCTGAAATGCCATGACCTGGTCCTTACCACTTTGCGCAGTCATGACCAGTACAACACCACGCTGTATGGGCTGAATGACCGTTATCGTGGCGTCACAGGCCGCCGCGATGTGCTGTTTATCAATGCGGAAGAGGCGGAGAAACGCCAGCTGCGGGTCGGTGACCGTGTCGATCTGATGGCGCTGGATCCGGATGGCAATCCCACTTCTCGCCAGATGAAAAACCTGACCATTGTGATTATTGATATGGCCTCAGGTTCGGTCGGCGCTTACTACCCGGAGGCCAATGTGATGGTGCCGCTCGACAGCCATGATACGAAAAGCGGCATCCCCGCTTATAAAAGCATTCCCATCTCTATGACGCGCGTCACCGACGAGACCCAGACAACCTCAGGCGTTTTACGCTAG
- a CDS encoding metallophosphoesterase, translated as MFHLIFSLPSWYVIARVIIPLSLPLAIKILLSALVLLASQYLLISRFTSGGIFSAEMPRIVIILFNWAYSTVLLLALLQIMMDAVMLIALLLRHPFELIPGVRYLAVVLAMALAAFGVQQAIRVPPVKEVTLVLPHLPAEFEGYQLLQLTDLHITRLFNRAWTAAMVERAMSLKADLIVVTGDVIDGSLEHRRHDVAPLRGLAAPDGVWAITGNHEYFFHQAIWTAHLASLGLQPLLNSHTVIQRGSAKLVIAGLPDASAAGRNATGPDLARALEQAPDNAPVILLDHQPRNARQNAAQGVDVQLSGHTHGGLIIGLDRLFAKPNAGFVSGLYQVGGMQLYVNNGTALWPGMAVRLGRPSELTRITLRRQP; from the coding sequence ATGTTTCACCTGATTTTCAGCTTACCGAGCTGGTATGTAATTGCGCGCGTCATTATTCCGTTGTCTTTGCCACTGGCCATTAAGATCCTGCTTTCCGCACTGGTGCTGCTGGCCTCACAATATCTGCTCATAAGCCGTTTTACTTCGGGCGGGATATTTTCCGCTGAAATGCCCCGCATCGTTATCATCCTGTTTAACTGGGCATACAGCACCGTGCTGCTGCTGGCGCTGCTTCAGATAATGATGGATGCGGTCATGCTGATCGCCCTGCTATTGCGGCATCCGTTTGAGCTGATTCCCGGTGTTCGCTATCTGGCGGTGGTGCTGGCAATGGCGCTGGCTGCCTTTGGCGTACAGCAGGCGATACGGGTGCCGCCGGTCAAAGAGGTGACGCTGGTGCTGCCCCATCTTCCGGCTGAGTTCGAGGGTTATCAGCTGCTGCAGCTGACCGACCTGCACATCACCCGGCTGTTTAATCGTGCGTGGACCGCCGCGATGGTTGAGCGGGCGATGTCTCTTAAAGCCGATCTGATAGTGGTAACGGGCGATGTGATCGATGGCAGCCTGGAGCATCGGCGGCATGACGTTGCGCCGCTACGCGGGCTGGCAGCGCCTGATGGCGTATGGGCTATCACCGGCAATCATGAATATTTCTTCCATCAGGCGATCTGGACGGCCCACCTGGCCTCACTCGGACTTCAGCCTCTGCTCAACAGTCATACCGTAATCCAGCGCGGCTCCGCAAAGCTGGTGATTGCCGGCCTGCCGGATGCGTCTGCAGCGGGCAGAAACGCAACCGGCCCGGATCTGGCCCGCGCGCTGGAGCAGGCGCCTGACAACGCGCCGGTGATCCTGCTGGATCATCAGCCACGCAATGCCCGCCAGAATGCAGCGCAGGGTGTGGATGTCCAGCTCTCCGGTCATACGCATGGCGGCCTGATTATTGGCCTGGACCGGCTGTTTGCGAAACCCAACGCCGGATTTGTGTCCGGGCTTTATCAGGTCGGTGGGATGCAGCTCTATGTGAATAACGGCACTGCACTCTGGCCCGGCATGGCGGTCAGGCTGGGTCGTCCCTCGGAACTGACCCGGATTACTCTGCGCCGACAGCCGTAA
- a CDS encoding MBL fold metallo-hydrolase produces MTMLCTACGTAYLSDAPRQHCKICEDERQYVPAAGQRWIAFDELRGSHANKWTAHSDALLSLKTVPEFAINQRAFLLRTPHGNVLWDCIANLDDATYTLIAALGGIDAIAISHPHYYTTMQEWAEAFNAPIHLHARDRQWIVRESPHIQLWEGESLTLMPDVTLLRLGGHFPGGSVLHWDEGEGVMLAGDIIQVTPGAHSVSFMWSYPNMLPLSAATVGDIMHRLSGVTFGQLYGAFEGQDIHQQAKEKVMRSGEKYLACLQDHQA; encoded by the coding sequence ATGACGATGCTATGTACCGCCTGCGGGACCGCTTATCTTTCTGATGCCCCCAGGCAGCACTGTAAAATCTGTGAGGATGAACGTCAGTATGTTCCGGCTGCGGGTCAGCGCTGGATCGCGTTTGATGAACTGCGCGGCAGCCATGCCAATAAGTGGACGGCCCATAGCGATGCGCTGCTAAGCCTTAAAACCGTGCCCGAATTTGCCATCAACCAGCGCGCTTTTCTGCTGCGCACGCCGCACGGCAATGTGCTCTGGGACTGCATAGCCAACCTGGATGACGCCACTTATACGCTGATTGCGGCGCTGGGCGGCATTGATGCTATCGCGATTTCACATCCGCACTACTACACCACCATGCAGGAGTGGGCTGAGGCGTTTAACGCGCCCATTCATTTGCATGCCCGCGATCGGCAATGGATTGTGCGGGAAAGTCCGCATATCCAGCTCTGGGAGGGCGAGTCGCTGACGTTGATGCCGGATGTGACGCTGTTAAGGCTGGGGGGCCATTTTCCCGGCGGCAGCGTACTGCACTGGGATGAGGGCGAAGGGGTGATGCTGGCAGGTGACATAATTCAGGTCACGCCGGGTGCCCATAGCGTGTCATTTATGTGGAGCTACCCGAATATGCTGCCGCTGTCAGCCGCCACCGTGGGCGACATCATGCATCGGCTCTCGGGCGTGACGTTCGGACAGCTTTATGGCGCGTTTGAAGGGCAGGATATTCATCAGCAGGCGAAAGAGAAAGTGATGCGGTCGGGAGAGAAGTATCTGGCCTGTCTGCAGGATCACCAGGCATAG
- a CDS encoding methyl-accepting chemotaxis protein, protein MKKLLDRINLPAKFLLLGSFALVLFILPTFLFIQTGNQLIDTKQVELSGIPVEKKVLKLLNLLQRHRAESAIAISLNKPDNAPRLDLVSQINTLSSTIADDLRKDDGQAQPLKSLQRVNQEWGQLQNDINSGKLTLATSLTRHAHLIQVLLDMNQDVLDFYQLSLDADLNTYQLIVSIYSRLPLLTETLGQIRANGTSLLASGNITDTDRSRLAFQIDNGRTALAQFNSNLDKVFSIEPALKTSFSGLAQDANQQAQGALQLADSVFVSGHATVAPVEYVRVFTQAINRYSELGDQTSTRLQEMMDVQIDAKRQSQYVLLAGLLAVALLAVVVAVMITRSVTRPVKEAVEVASRVAAGDLTAVLTVSGSNEMAELLNALMRMQERLAQLVSDIKGNAATIANSSEEIARGNGDLSSRTEQQAASLAETAASMEQLASIIQQNADNTRFASDRAESATQAALSSGAAMDSVMETMHKIRGSSGKIEEITSVIDSIAFQTNILALNAAVEAARAGEQGKGFAVVASEVRALAQRSASAAKEIKSLIEQSVGHAQEGISMAQNAGDKVKQSVSAIEQTSQLMRDISASSEEQSSGISQVNIAVNQMDQVTQQNAVLVEESASSADELAARAGQLRTMVAVFQTA, encoded by the coding sequence ATGAAGAAATTACTCGACCGCATTAATCTGCCAGCGAAATTCCTCCTCTTGGGATCTTTTGCACTGGTTCTGTTTATTTTACCTACCTTTCTGTTTATTCAGACGGGCAACCAGCTTATTGATACCAAGCAAGTGGAACTATCCGGTATACCTGTTGAGAAAAAAGTGCTTAAACTCCTCAACCTGCTTCAGCGTCACCGTGCAGAGAGCGCGATTGCTATCTCACTTAACAAGCCTGATAACGCACCCCGTTTGGATCTGGTCTCGCAAATAAATACCTTATCCAGCACGATTGCTGACGACCTGCGTAAGGATGACGGGCAGGCTCAACCGCTGAAGTCGCTGCAGAGGGTAAATCAGGAATGGGGTCAGCTGCAGAATGATATCAATAGTGGCAAGCTGACGCTGGCAACCAGCCTGACACGCCATGCCCACCTGATTCAGGTTTTGTTGGATATGAATCAGGATGTGCTGGATTTCTATCAGCTGTCGCTGGATGCGGACTTGAATACTTATCAGCTGATCGTCAGCATCTACAGCCGCCTGCCGTTGCTGACCGAAACGCTGGGTCAGATTCGTGCCAATGGAACATCACTGCTTGCGAGCGGAAACATCACTGATACCGATCGCAGCCGCCTGGCGTTCCAGATTGATAATGGCAGAACGGCTCTGGCTCAGTTCAACAGCAATCTGGACAAGGTGTTTTCTATTGAGCCGGCTCTGAAAACCTCTTTCTCCGGTCTGGCACAGGATGCAAATCAGCAGGCTCAGGGCGCCTTGCAGCTGGCTGATAGCGTGTTTGTGAGCGGGCACGCCACTGTGGCACCGGTTGAATACGTGCGGGTGTTTACTCAGGCGATCAACCGATATTCAGAACTGGGTGATCAAACTAGTACCCGACTGCAAGAGATGATGGATGTGCAGATCGATGCGAAGCGCCAGTCACAGTATGTGTTGCTGGCAGGTCTGCTGGCCGTCGCGCTGCTGGCCGTTGTCGTCGCCGTGATGATCACCCGTTCGGTGACTCGCCCGGTAAAAGAAGCTGTCGAAGTTGCAAGCCGCGTGGCGGCAGGCGATCTGACGGCAGTACTGACCGTTTCCGGCAGCAATGAAATGGCTGAGTTACTGAATGCACTGATGAGGATGCAGGAGCGTCTGGCTCAGCTGGTTTCGGATATCAAAGGTAACGCGGCCACCATCGCTAACTCCTCAGAAGAGATTGCCCGCGGCAATGGCGATCTCTCGTCTCGTACTGAACAGCAGGCCGCGTCACTGGCTGAAACAGCAGCCAGTATGGAACAACTGGCGTCAATCATTCAGCAGAACGCCGATAACACGCGCTTTGCTTCTGACCGCGCAGAATCAGCCACGCAGGCGGCACTCTCAAGTGGTGCAGCGATGGATTCGGTGATGGAAACCATGCACAAAATCCGTGGCAGCTCAGGGAAAATTGAAGAGATCACTTCTGTGATCGACAGCATCGCCTTCCAGACCAATATTCTGGCACTGAATGCGGCCGTTGAAGCGGCACGCGCCGGTGAGCAGGGCAAAGGTTTTGCGGTTGTCGCGTCGGAAGTGCGTGCGCTGGCACAACGTTCAGCCAGTGCGGCGAAAGAGATTAAGAGCCTGATCGAGCAGTCAGTTGGTCATGCGCAGGAAGGGATCTCTATGGCGCAGAACGCAGGCGACAAAGTGAAGCAGAGCGTCAGCGCGATTGAACAGACCTCACAGCTGATGCGCGATATCTCAGCGTCATCTGAAGAGCAGAGCAGCGGTATCTCGCAGGTCAATATTGCGGTGAACCAGATGGATCAGGTCACGCAGCAGAACGCCGTGCTGGTAGAAGAGTCAGCGTCCTCTGCTGATGAACTCGCCGCGCGCGCAGGGCAGTTACGAACCATGGTCGCGGTATTCCAGACCGCATAA